The proteins below are encoded in one region of Oryzias melastigma strain HK-1 linkage group LG9, ASM292280v2, whole genome shotgun sequence:
- the cnga3a gene encoding cyclic nucleotide-gated channel cone photoreceptor subunit alpha isoform X2, with amino-acid sequence MAKVCSETSLSARQRLSTDDELAVIENGGSRIQSERGSSSHGALTPKPHTGATAMARMNRTEERRDSFLERFRGPKLRDASSAGNRSDEDKLRHRRKEVWIMDPSADQYYRWLTVIAGPVFYNLMMIVTRASFNDLQQSYTRLWIVLDYTADLIYLGDTFVRSRTGMVAVRFGAPLLVGFYSNSPLFFCSSGYLEQGLLVKDSKKLRDKYRTTSQFKYDMISMIPTDLLFIQYGFDNPEFRFNRLCKIQRLFEFFERTETRTSFPNMFRISNLVLYILVIIHWNACAFFSISKTIGFGSDTWVYPNISHPEHGRLARKYIYSLYWSTLTLTTIGETPAPVRDVEYLFVIADFLTGVLIFASIVGNVGAMISNMNASRAEFQAKIDSIKQYMQFRKVTKDLEARVIKWFDYLWTEKKTCDEKEVLKTLPDKLKAEIAINVHLDTLKKVRIFQDCEAGLLIELVLKLQPQVFSPGDYICKKGDIGREMYIIKEGKLAVVADDGVTQFVVLSDGAYFGEISILGIKGSKAGNRRTANIRSVGYSDLFALSKDDLMEALTEYPDAKKALEEKGKAILMKDNLIDEAVANAGADPKDLEEKIVRLQGNLDVMQTKFAQLMAEYTSGQMRIKQRVTTMEEKVKSMKPEDLSEVVADKDKKVQ; translated from the exons ATGGCAAAAGTCTGCAGTGAAACCTCCCTGTCAGCACGACAGCGGTTGTCCACAGACGATGAGCTCGCTGTCATTGAAAATGGAGGGAGCAG GATCCAGTCTGAAAGGGGAAGCAGCTCCCACGGAGCTCTGACCCCCAAACCACACACAGGTGCCACAGCAATGGCAAG AATGAATCGCACAGAAGAGAGGCGTGACTCTTTTCTCGAGCGTTTCAGAGGTCCTAAGCTCAGAGATGCGTCCAGCGCAGGGAACAGGTCGGATGAGGACAAGCTTCGACACAGGAG GAAAGAGGTGTGGATCATGGATCCATCTGCAGACCAGTACTACAGATGGTTGACCGTCATCGCTGGGCCCGTCTTTTACAACCTGATGATGATTGTAACAAG AGCCAGCTTTAATGACCTACAACAATCGTACACAAGGCTGTGGATAGTCTTGGACTACACTGCAGACCTAATCTACCTCGGAGACACTTTTGTGCGTTCAAGAACAGGTATGGTAGCGGTACGGTTTGGTGCTCCATTGCTGGTTGGGTTTTATTCTAACTCACCTCTCTTTTTCTGCTCTTCAGGTTATCTGGAACAAGGTTTGCTGGTGAAAGACTCCAAAAAGCTTAGAGACAAGTACAGAACAACATCGCAGTTCAAGTATGATATGATTTCAATGATACCCACTGATCTGCTGTTCATACAATATGGATTTGACAATCCAGAGTTCCGGTTCAACCGCCTCTGCAAGATCCAGAGGCTCTTTGAGTTTTTCGAGCGGACTGAGACGAGGACGAGTTTCCCCAACATGTTTCGCATCAGCAATCTCGTACTTTACATCCTGGTCATCATCCACTGGAATGCCTGTGCGTTCTTCTCAATTTCAAAAACCATTGGCTTTGGCTCAGACACTTGGGTCTATCCCAACATCAGCCACCCAGAGCACGGCCGCTTGGCAAGGAAGTACATCTACTCTCTGTACTGGTCCACACTGACACTCACCACTATCGGAGAGACTCCTGCCCCTGTCAGAGATGTCGAGTACCTATTTGTCATTGCGGACTTTCTTACGGGTGTGTTGATTTTTGCTAGTATTGTCGGTAACGTCGGTGCCATGATCTCTAACATGAACGCCTCTCGTGCGGAATTCCAAGCAAAGATCGACTCCATAAAGCAATACATGCAGTTCAGGAAAGTCACTAAAGACTTGGAGGCCAGAGTCATCAAGTGGTTTGACTACCTGTGGACGGAGAAGAAAACCTGTGATGAGAAGGAAGTCTTGAAAACCCTCCCCGACAAGCTTAAAGCAGAGATTGCCATCAACGTTCACCTTGATACGCTAAAGAAGGTCAGAATTTTCCAGGACTGTGAGGCCGGTCTGTTGATTGAACTGGTGCTGAAGCTGCAGCCTCAAGTGTTCAGTCCAGGAGACTACATCTGTAAGAAGGGGGATATTGGCAGGGAGATGTATATTATCAAAGAAGGGAAGCTTGCGGTGGTGGCAGATGATGGAGTTACTCAGTTTGTAGTTCTCAGTGATGGAGCATACTTTGGAGAAATCAGTATCTTGGGCATCAAAGGTAGCAAAGCTGGTAACCGGCGAACCGCCAACATCCGAAGTGTGGGATACTCTGATCTCTTTGCCTTGTCCAAAGACGATTTGATGGAGGCACTCACTGAGTATCCAGATGCCAAGAAAGCTCTGGAGGAAAAGGGAAAAGCCATTCTGATGAAAGACAACCTGATAGACGAGGCAGTGGCGAATGCTGGCGCTGACCCGAAAGACCTGGAGGAGAAGATTGTCAGGCTGCAAGGCAACCTGGACGTGATGCAGACCAAGTTTGCACAGCTGATGGCAGAGTACACCTCTGGACAGATGAGGATAAAGCAGAGGGTCACCACCATGGAGGAAAAAGTAAAGTCCATGAAACCAGAGGATCTCTCTGAAGTAGTGGCCGACAAGGACAAAAAAGTCCAGTGA
- the cnga3a gene encoding cyclic nucleotide-gated channel cone photoreceptor subunit alpha isoform X5, whose amino-acid sequence MAKVCSETSLSARQRLSTDDELAVIENGGSRIQSERGSSSHGALTPKPHTGATAMARMNRTEERRDSFLERFRGPKLRDASSAGNRSDEDKLRHRRKEVWIMDPSADQYYRWLTVIAGPVFYNLMMIVTRASFNDLQQSYTRLWIVLDYTADLIYLGDTFVRSRTGYLEQGLLVKDSKKLRDKYRTTSQFKYDMISMIPTDLLFIQYGFDNPEFRFNRLCKIQRLFEFFERTETRTSFPNMFRISNLVLYILVIIHWNACAFFSISKTIGFGSDTWVYPNISHPEHGRLARKYIYSLYWSTLTLTTIGETPAPVRDVEYLFVIADFLTGVLIFASIVGNVGAMISNMNASRAEFQAKIDSIKQYMQFRKVTKDLEARVIKWFDYLWTEKKTCDEKEVLKTLPDKLKAEIAINVHLDTLKKVRIFQDCEAGLLIELVLKLQPQVFSPGDYICKKGDIGREMYIIKEGKLAVVADDGVTQFVVLSDGAYFGEISILGIKGSKAGNRRTANIRSVGYSDLFALSKDDLMEALTEYPDAKKALEEKGKAILMKDNLIDEAVANAGADPKDLEEKIVRLQGNLDVMQTKFAQLMAEYTSGQMRIKQRVTTMEEKVKSMKPEDLSEVVADKDKKVQ is encoded by the exons ATGGCAAAAGTCTGCAGTGAAACCTCCCTGTCAGCACGACAGCGGTTGTCCACAGACGATGAGCTCGCTGTCATTGAAAATGGAGGGAGCAG GATCCAGTCTGAAAGGGGAAGCAGCTCCCACGGAGCTCTGACCCCCAAACCACACACAGGTGCCACAGCAATGGCAAG AATGAATCGCACAGAAGAGAGGCGTGACTCTTTTCTCGAGCGTTTCAGAGGTCCTAAGCTCAGAGATGCGTCCAGCGCAGGGAACAGGTCGGATGAGGACAAGCTTCGACACAGGAG GAAAGAGGTGTGGATCATGGATCCATCTGCAGACCAGTACTACAGATGGTTGACCGTCATCGCTGGGCCCGTCTTTTACAACCTGATGATGATTGTAACAAG AGCCAGCTTTAATGACCTACAACAATCGTACACAAGGCTGTGGATAGTCTTGGACTACACTGCAGACCTAATCTACCTCGGAGACACTTTTGTGCGTTCAAGAACAG GTTATCTGGAACAAGGTTTGCTGGTGAAAGACTCCAAAAAGCTTAGAGACAAGTACAGAACAACATCGCAGTTCAAGTATGATATGATTTCAATGATACCCACTGATCTGCTGTTCATACAATATGGATTTGACAATCCAGAGTTCCGGTTCAACCGCCTCTGCAAGATCCAGAGGCTCTTTGAGTTTTTCGAGCGGACTGAGACGAGGACGAGTTTCCCCAACATGTTTCGCATCAGCAATCTCGTACTTTACATCCTGGTCATCATCCACTGGAATGCCTGTGCGTTCTTCTCAATTTCAAAAACCATTGGCTTTGGCTCAGACACTTGGGTCTATCCCAACATCAGCCACCCAGAGCACGGCCGCTTGGCAAGGAAGTACATCTACTCTCTGTACTGGTCCACACTGACACTCACCACTATCGGAGAGACTCCTGCCCCTGTCAGAGATGTCGAGTACCTATTTGTCATTGCGGACTTTCTTACGGGTGTGTTGATTTTTGCTAGTATTGTCGGTAACGTCGGTGCCATGATCTCTAACATGAACGCCTCTCGTGCGGAATTCCAAGCAAAGATCGACTCCATAAAGCAATACATGCAGTTCAGGAAAGTCACTAAAGACTTGGAGGCCAGAGTCATCAAGTGGTTTGACTACCTGTGGACGGAGAAGAAAACCTGTGATGAGAAGGAAGTCTTGAAAACCCTCCCCGACAAGCTTAAAGCAGAGATTGCCATCAACGTTCACCTTGATACGCTAAAGAAGGTCAGAATTTTCCAGGACTGTGAGGCCGGTCTGTTGATTGAACTGGTGCTGAAGCTGCAGCCTCAAGTGTTCAGTCCAGGAGACTACATCTGTAAGAAGGGGGATATTGGCAGGGAGATGTATATTATCAAAGAAGGGAAGCTTGCGGTGGTGGCAGATGATGGAGTTACTCAGTTTGTAGTTCTCAGTGATGGAGCATACTTTGGAGAAATCAGTATCTTGGGCATCAAAGGTAGCAAAGCTGGTAACCGGCGAACCGCCAACATCCGAAGTGTGGGATACTCTGATCTCTTTGCCTTGTCCAAAGACGATTTGATGGAGGCACTCACTGAGTATCCAGATGCCAAGAAAGCTCTGGAGGAAAAGGGAAAAGCCATTCTGATGAAAGACAACCTGATAGACGAGGCAGTGGCGAATGCTGGCGCTGACCCGAAAGACCTGGAGGAGAAGATTGTCAGGCTGCAAGGCAACCTGGACGTGATGCAGACCAAGTTTGCACAGCTGATGGCAGAGTACACCTCTGGACAGATGAGGATAAAGCAGAGGGTCACCACCATGGAGGAAAAAGTAAAGTCCATGAAACCAGAGGATCTCTCTGAAGTAGTGGCCGACAAGGACAAAAAAGTCCAGTGA
- the cnga3a gene encoding cyclic nucleotide-gated cation channel alpha-3 isoform X1: MAKVCSETSLSARQRLSTDDELAVIENGGSRIQSERGSSSHGALTPKPHTGATAMARLSHFFSMLRNWTSFRMNRTEERRDSFLERFRGPKLRDASSAGNRSDEDKLRHRRKEVWIMDPSADQYYRWLTVIAGPVFYNLMMIVTRASFNDLQQSYTRLWIVLDYTADLIYLGDTFVRSRTGMVAVRFGAPLLVGFYSNSPLFFCSSGYLEQGLLVKDSKKLRDKYRTTSQFKYDMISMIPTDLLFIQYGFDNPEFRFNRLCKIQRLFEFFERTETRTSFPNMFRISNLVLYILVIIHWNACAFFSISKTIGFGSDTWVYPNISHPEHGRLARKYIYSLYWSTLTLTTIGETPAPVRDVEYLFVIADFLTGVLIFASIVGNVGAMISNMNASRAEFQAKIDSIKQYMQFRKVTKDLEARVIKWFDYLWTEKKTCDEKEVLKTLPDKLKAEIAINVHLDTLKKVRIFQDCEAGLLIELVLKLQPQVFSPGDYICKKGDIGREMYIIKEGKLAVVADDGVTQFVVLSDGAYFGEISILGIKGSKAGNRRTANIRSVGYSDLFALSKDDLMEALTEYPDAKKALEEKGKAILMKDNLIDEAVANAGADPKDLEEKIVRLQGNLDVMQTKFAQLMAEYTSGQMRIKQRVTTMEEKVKSMKPEDLSEVVADKDKKVQ; encoded by the exons ATGGCAAAAGTCTGCAGTGAAACCTCCCTGTCAGCACGACAGCGGTTGTCCACAGACGATGAGCTCGCTGTCATTGAAAATGGAGGGAGCAG GATCCAGTCTGAAAGGGGAAGCAGCTCCCACGGAGCTCTGACCCCCAAACCACACACAGGTGCCACAGCAATGGCAAG GCTGTCTCACTTCTTCTCCATGCTGCGGAACTGGACATCCTTCAGAATGAATCGCACAGAAGAGAGGCGTGACTCTTTTCTCGAGCGTTTCAGAGGTCCTAAGCTCAGAGATGCGTCCAGCGCAGGGAACAGGTCGGATGAGGACAAGCTTCGACACAGGAG GAAAGAGGTGTGGATCATGGATCCATCTGCAGACCAGTACTACAGATGGTTGACCGTCATCGCTGGGCCCGTCTTTTACAACCTGATGATGATTGTAACAAG AGCCAGCTTTAATGACCTACAACAATCGTACACAAGGCTGTGGATAGTCTTGGACTACACTGCAGACCTAATCTACCTCGGAGACACTTTTGTGCGTTCAAGAACAGGTATGGTAGCGGTACGGTTTGGTGCTCCATTGCTGGTTGGGTTTTATTCTAACTCACCTCTCTTTTTCTGCTCTTCAGGTTATCTGGAACAAGGTTTGCTGGTGAAAGACTCCAAAAAGCTTAGAGACAAGTACAGAACAACATCGCAGTTCAAGTATGATATGATTTCAATGATACCCACTGATCTGCTGTTCATACAATATGGATTTGACAATCCAGAGTTCCGGTTCAACCGCCTCTGCAAGATCCAGAGGCTCTTTGAGTTTTTCGAGCGGACTGAGACGAGGACGAGTTTCCCCAACATGTTTCGCATCAGCAATCTCGTACTTTACATCCTGGTCATCATCCACTGGAATGCCTGTGCGTTCTTCTCAATTTCAAAAACCATTGGCTTTGGCTCAGACACTTGGGTCTATCCCAACATCAGCCACCCAGAGCACGGCCGCTTGGCAAGGAAGTACATCTACTCTCTGTACTGGTCCACACTGACACTCACCACTATCGGAGAGACTCCTGCCCCTGTCAGAGATGTCGAGTACCTATTTGTCATTGCGGACTTTCTTACGGGTGTGTTGATTTTTGCTAGTATTGTCGGTAACGTCGGTGCCATGATCTCTAACATGAACGCCTCTCGTGCGGAATTCCAAGCAAAGATCGACTCCATAAAGCAATACATGCAGTTCAGGAAAGTCACTAAAGACTTGGAGGCCAGAGTCATCAAGTGGTTTGACTACCTGTGGACGGAGAAGAAAACCTGTGATGAGAAGGAAGTCTTGAAAACCCTCCCCGACAAGCTTAAAGCAGAGATTGCCATCAACGTTCACCTTGATACGCTAAAGAAGGTCAGAATTTTCCAGGACTGTGAGGCCGGTCTGTTGATTGAACTGGTGCTGAAGCTGCAGCCTCAAGTGTTCAGTCCAGGAGACTACATCTGTAAGAAGGGGGATATTGGCAGGGAGATGTATATTATCAAAGAAGGGAAGCTTGCGGTGGTGGCAGATGATGGAGTTACTCAGTTTGTAGTTCTCAGTGATGGAGCATACTTTGGAGAAATCAGTATCTTGGGCATCAAAGGTAGCAAAGCTGGTAACCGGCGAACCGCCAACATCCGAAGTGTGGGATACTCTGATCTCTTTGCCTTGTCCAAAGACGATTTGATGGAGGCACTCACTGAGTATCCAGATGCCAAGAAAGCTCTGGAGGAAAAGGGAAAAGCCATTCTGATGAAAGACAACCTGATAGACGAGGCAGTGGCGAATGCTGGCGCTGACCCGAAAGACCTGGAGGAGAAGATTGTCAGGCTGCAAGGCAACCTGGACGTGATGCAGACCAAGTTTGCACAGCTGATGGCAGAGTACACCTCTGGACAGATGAGGATAAAGCAGAGGGTCACCACCATGGAGGAAAAAGTAAAGTCCATGAAACCAGAGGATCTCTCTGAAGTAGTGGCCGACAAGGACAAAAAAGTCCAGTGA
- the cnga3a gene encoding cyclic nucleotide-gated channel cone photoreceptor subunit alpha isoform X6 → MAKVCSETSLSARQRLSTDDELAVIENGGSRIQSERGSSSHGALTPKPHTGATAMARMNRTEERRDSFLERFRGPKLRDASSAGNRSDEDKLRHRSKWPLATYNMNNCNNTDDKKEDKKEEIKKDEKKEEEKKEDKDGKKEEEKKDDKKDEKKDEKKDEKKDEKKDDKKDDKKKEEPPKEVWIMDPSADQYYRWLTVIAGPVFYNLMMIVTRASFNDLQQSYTRLWIVLDYTADLIYLGDTFVRSRTGYLEQGLLVKDSKKLRDKYRTTSQFKYDMISMIPTDLLFIQYGFDNPEFRFNRLCKIQRLFEFFERTETRTSFPNMFRISNLVLYILVIIHWNACAFFSISKTIGFGSDTWVYPNISHPEHGRLARKYIYSLYWSTLTLTTIGETPAPVRDVEYLFVIADFLTGVLIFASIVGNVGAMISNMNASRAEFQAKIDSIKQYMQFRKVTKDLEARVIKWFDYLWTEKKTCDEKEVLKTLPDKLKAEIAINVHLDTLKKVRIFQDCEAGLLIELVLKLQPQVFSPGDYICKKGDIGREMYIIKEGKLAVVADDGVTQFVVLSDGAYFGEISILGIKGSKAGNRRTANIRSVGYSDLFALSKDDLMEALTEYPDAKKALEEKGKAILMKDNLIDEAVANAGADPKDLEEKIVRLQGNLDVMQTKFAQLMAEYTSGQMRIKQRVTTMEEKVKSMKPEDLSEVVADKDKKVQ, encoded by the exons ATGGCAAAAGTCTGCAGTGAAACCTCCCTGTCAGCACGACAGCGGTTGTCCACAGACGATGAGCTCGCTGTCATTGAAAATGGAGGGAGCAG GATCCAGTCTGAAAGGGGAAGCAGCTCCCACGGAGCTCTGACCCCCAAACCACACACAGGTGCCACAGCAATGGCAAG AATGAATCGCACAGAAGAGAGGCGTGACTCTTTTCTCGAGCGTTTCAGAGGTCCTAAGCTCAGAGATGCGTCCAGCGCAGGGAACAGGTCGGATGAGGACAAGCTTCGACACAGGAG TAAGTGGCCTCTGGCTACTTACAACATGAATAACTGCAACAACACTGACGA CAAAAAGGAggacaaaaaagaagagattaagaaagatgagaaaaaggaggaggagaaaaaagaggaTAAAGATGgcaaaaaggaggaggagaagaaagacgataaaaaagatgagaagaaggatgagaagaaggaCGAGAagaaggatgaaaaaaaagatgataagaaagatgataaaaagaaagaggaacCCCC GAAAGAGGTGTGGATCATGGATCCATCTGCAGACCAGTACTACAGATGGTTGACCGTCATCGCTGGGCCCGTCTTTTACAACCTGATGATGATTGTAACAAG AGCCAGCTTTAATGACCTACAACAATCGTACACAAGGCTGTGGATAGTCTTGGACTACACTGCAGACCTAATCTACCTCGGAGACACTTTTGTGCGTTCAAGAACAG GTTATCTGGAACAAGGTTTGCTGGTGAAAGACTCCAAAAAGCTTAGAGACAAGTACAGAACAACATCGCAGTTCAAGTATGATATGATTTCAATGATACCCACTGATCTGCTGTTCATACAATATGGATTTGACAATCCAGAGTTCCGGTTCAACCGCCTCTGCAAGATCCAGAGGCTCTTTGAGTTTTTCGAGCGGACTGAGACGAGGACGAGTTTCCCCAACATGTTTCGCATCAGCAATCTCGTACTTTACATCCTGGTCATCATCCACTGGAATGCCTGTGCGTTCTTCTCAATTTCAAAAACCATTGGCTTTGGCTCAGACACTTGGGTCTATCCCAACATCAGCCACCCAGAGCACGGCCGCTTGGCAAGGAAGTACATCTACTCTCTGTACTGGTCCACACTGACACTCACCACTATCGGAGAGACTCCTGCCCCTGTCAGAGATGTCGAGTACCTATTTGTCATTGCGGACTTTCTTACGGGTGTGTTGATTTTTGCTAGTATTGTCGGTAACGTCGGTGCCATGATCTCTAACATGAACGCCTCTCGTGCGGAATTCCAAGCAAAGATCGACTCCATAAAGCAATACATGCAGTTCAGGAAAGTCACTAAAGACTTGGAGGCCAGAGTCATCAAGTGGTTTGACTACCTGTGGACGGAGAAGAAAACCTGTGATGAGAAGGAAGTCTTGAAAACCCTCCCCGACAAGCTTAAAGCAGAGATTGCCATCAACGTTCACCTTGATACGCTAAAGAAGGTCAGAATTTTCCAGGACTGTGAGGCCGGTCTGTTGATTGAACTGGTGCTGAAGCTGCAGCCTCAAGTGTTCAGTCCAGGAGACTACATCTGTAAGAAGGGGGATATTGGCAGGGAGATGTATATTATCAAAGAAGGGAAGCTTGCGGTGGTGGCAGATGATGGAGTTACTCAGTTTGTAGTTCTCAGTGATGGAGCATACTTTGGAGAAATCAGTATCTTGGGCATCAAAGGTAGCAAAGCTGGTAACCGGCGAACCGCCAACATCCGAAGTGTGGGATACTCTGATCTCTTTGCCTTGTCCAAAGACGATTTGATGGAGGCACTCACTGAGTATCCAGATGCCAAGAAAGCTCTGGAGGAAAAGGGAAAAGCCATTCTGATGAAAGACAACCTGATAGACGAGGCAGTGGCGAATGCTGGCGCTGACCCGAAAGACCTGGAGGAGAAGATTGTCAGGCTGCAAGGCAACCTGGACGTGATGCAGACCAAGTTTGCACAGCTGATGGCAGAGTACACCTCTGGACAGATGAGGATAAAGCAGAGGGTCACCACCATGGAGGAAAAAGTAAAGTCCATGAAACCAGAGGATCTCTCTGAAGTAGTGGCCGACAAGGACAAAAAAGTCCAGTGA
- the cnga3a gene encoding cyclic nucleotide-gated cation channel alpha-3 isoform X3, which produces MAKVCSETSLSARQRLSTDDELAVIENGGSRIQSERGSSSHGALTPKPHTGATAMARLSHFFSMLRNWTSFRMNRTEERRDSFLERFRGPKLRDASSAGNRSDEDKLRHRRKEVWIMDPSADQYYRWLTVIAGPVFYNLMMIVTRASFNDLQQSYTRLWIVLDYTADLIYLGDTFVRSRTGYLEQGLLVKDSKKLRDKYRTTSQFKYDMISMIPTDLLFIQYGFDNPEFRFNRLCKIQRLFEFFERTETRTSFPNMFRISNLVLYILVIIHWNACAFFSISKTIGFGSDTWVYPNISHPEHGRLARKYIYSLYWSTLTLTTIGETPAPVRDVEYLFVIADFLTGVLIFASIVGNVGAMISNMNASRAEFQAKIDSIKQYMQFRKVTKDLEARVIKWFDYLWTEKKTCDEKEVLKTLPDKLKAEIAINVHLDTLKKVRIFQDCEAGLLIELVLKLQPQVFSPGDYICKKGDIGREMYIIKEGKLAVVADDGVTQFVVLSDGAYFGEISILGIKGSKAGNRRTANIRSVGYSDLFALSKDDLMEALTEYPDAKKALEEKGKAILMKDNLIDEAVANAGADPKDLEEKIVRLQGNLDVMQTKFAQLMAEYTSGQMRIKQRVTTMEEKVKSMKPEDLSEVVADKDKKVQ; this is translated from the exons ATGGCAAAAGTCTGCAGTGAAACCTCCCTGTCAGCACGACAGCGGTTGTCCACAGACGATGAGCTCGCTGTCATTGAAAATGGAGGGAGCAG GATCCAGTCTGAAAGGGGAAGCAGCTCCCACGGAGCTCTGACCCCCAAACCACACACAGGTGCCACAGCAATGGCAAG GCTGTCTCACTTCTTCTCCATGCTGCGGAACTGGACATCCTTCAGAATGAATCGCACAGAAGAGAGGCGTGACTCTTTTCTCGAGCGTTTCAGAGGTCCTAAGCTCAGAGATGCGTCCAGCGCAGGGAACAGGTCGGATGAGGACAAGCTTCGACACAGGAG GAAAGAGGTGTGGATCATGGATCCATCTGCAGACCAGTACTACAGATGGTTGACCGTCATCGCTGGGCCCGTCTTTTACAACCTGATGATGATTGTAACAAG AGCCAGCTTTAATGACCTACAACAATCGTACACAAGGCTGTGGATAGTCTTGGACTACACTGCAGACCTAATCTACCTCGGAGACACTTTTGTGCGTTCAAGAACAG GTTATCTGGAACAAGGTTTGCTGGTGAAAGACTCCAAAAAGCTTAGAGACAAGTACAGAACAACATCGCAGTTCAAGTATGATATGATTTCAATGATACCCACTGATCTGCTGTTCATACAATATGGATTTGACAATCCAGAGTTCCGGTTCAACCGCCTCTGCAAGATCCAGAGGCTCTTTGAGTTTTTCGAGCGGACTGAGACGAGGACGAGTTTCCCCAACATGTTTCGCATCAGCAATCTCGTACTTTACATCCTGGTCATCATCCACTGGAATGCCTGTGCGTTCTTCTCAATTTCAAAAACCATTGGCTTTGGCTCAGACACTTGGGTCTATCCCAACATCAGCCACCCAGAGCACGGCCGCTTGGCAAGGAAGTACATCTACTCTCTGTACTGGTCCACACTGACACTCACCACTATCGGAGAGACTCCTGCCCCTGTCAGAGATGTCGAGTACCTATTTGTCATTGCGGACTTTCTTACGGGTGTGTTGATTTTTGCTAGTATTGTCGGTAACGTCGGTGCCATGATCTCTAACATGAACGCCTCTCGTGCGGAATTCCAAGCAAAGATCGACTCCATAAAGCAATACATGCAGTTCAGGAAAGTCACTAAAGACTTGGAGGCCAGAGTCATCAAGTGGTTTGACTACCTGTGGACGGAGAAGAAAACCTGTGATGAGAAGGAAGTCTTGAAAACCCTCCCCGACAAGCTTAAAGCAGAGATTGCCATCAACGTTCACCTTGATACGCTAAAGAAGGTCAGAATTTTCCAGGACTGTGAGGCCGGTCTGTTGATTGAACTGGTGCTGAAGCTGCAGCCTCAAGTGTTCAGTCCAGGAGACTACATCTGTAAGAAGGGGGATATTGGCAGGGAGATGTATATTATCAAAGAAGGGAAGCTTGCGGTGGTGGCAGATGATGGAGTTACTCAGTTTGTAGTTCTCAGTGATGGAGCATACTTTGGAGAAATCAGTATCTTGGGCATCAAAGGTAGCAAAGCTGGTAACCGGCGAACCGCCAACATCCGAAGTGTGGGATACTCTGATCTCTTTGCCTTGTCCAAAGACGATTTGATGGAGGCACTCACTGAGTATCCAGATGCCAAGAAAGCTCTGGAGGAAAAGGGAAAAGCCATTCTGATGAAAGACAACCTGATAGACGAGGCAGTGGCGAATGCTGGCGCTGACCCGAAAGACCTGGAGGAGAAGATTGTCAGGCTGCAAGGCAACCTGGACGTGATGCAGACCAAGTTTGCACAGCTGATGGCAGAGTACACCTCTGGACAGATGAGGATAAAGCAGAGGGTCACCACCATGGAGGAAAAAGTAAAGTCCATGAAACCAGAGGATCTCTCTGAAGTAGTGGCCGACAAGGACAAAAAAGTCCAGTGA